A single region of the Chryseobacterium culicis genome encodes:
- a CDS encoding chloride channel protein, whose translation MKINRRRRLIRTFNLLDQPIRFNPFVFSRTFFMWAVTGLVGGIIAGGYWIVLEHFTEFLAEFQGWQVIPIMAICGLLAGLVIHFIGDPGEIHLIVNNIRFNKGKLEPKNNPSMILSSLFCVASGGSLGPEAPLVQVTGSTGTWLGKIFRLKGEELRSLSIAGMASGFTALFGAPLGGSLFSLEILHHKHAVEYYKAIIPALVASCFSYLMFALIIHLGIGATWDLKAYHYTGVYDFLYATLFGIVGTLFGWIFIFVVKFFKKIFEYRKFPIYIKTFVGGIILGIIAYNFPITRYFGHNEINQLIGGNFGLNFLILILVFKILAIAITVTSGWRGGFIIPLFFVGTTLGLIIHNLFPNVDTTLAIVSCMAAINACVTRTPMSTTIILGTLTGFTYFVPILFASLTGYFLAPKIPFIGSQSEKLSEE comes from the coding sequence ATGAAAATCAATAGAAGAAGACGGTTAATACGAACATTCAATCTCTTAGATCAACCTATCAGATTCAACCCGTTTGTGTTCAGCCGCACTTTTTTTATGTGGGCTGTTACAGGCCTTGTAGGCGGCATCATTGCCGGAGGATATTGGATCGTTCTGGAACATTTTACAGAATTTCTGGCTGAGTTTCAAGGTTGGCAGGTGATTCCAATCATGGCCATTTGTGGCTTGCTGGCCGGGCTGGTAATCCATTTTATAGGTGATCCGGGAGAAATTCATTTGATCGTTAACAACATCAGATTTAATAAAGGAAAACTGGAACCGAAGAATAATCCTTCGATGATCCTTTCTTCTCTTTTTTGTGTTGCATCAGGCGGAAGTCTGGGTCCTGAAGCGCCATTGGTACAGGTCACAGGATCTACGGGAACCTGGCTGGGGAAAATCTTCAGACTGAAGGGAGAAGAACTGCGTTCTTTGAGTATTGCCGGGATGGCTTCCGGTTTTACAGCATTATTCGGTGCTCCGCTTGGAGGAAGTCTTTTTTCTTTGGAAATTTTGCATCACAAACATGCTGTAGAATATTATAAAGCCATTATTCCTGCGTTGGTAGCAAGCTGTTTCAGCTATCTGATGTTTGCTTTGATTATCCATTTAGGAATCGGAGCAACCTGGGATCTTAAAGCATATCATTATACCGGAGTGTATGATTTTCTTTATGCTACATTGTTCGGAATTGTGGGAACTCTTTTCGGGTGGATCTTCATTTTTGTCGTTAAATTTTTCAAAAAGATTTTTGAATACAGAAAATTTCCGATTTACATTAAAACATTCGTAGGTGGAATAATTTTAGGAATCATTGCCTATAATTTTCCCATTACAAGGTACTTTGGGCACAACGAGATCAATCAGCTGATCGGAGGAAACTTCGGATTGAATTTTTTAATCCTGATTCTGGTCTTTAAAATACTGGCTATTGCCATTACGGTAACTTCCGGATGGAGAGGAGGATTTATCATTCCTTTATTTTTTGTAGGAACTACATTAGGATTAATTATTCATAATTTGTTTCCCAACGTAGATACTACATTAGCCATTGTAAGCTGTATGGCGGCTATCAATGCCTGCGTCACAAGAACACCGATGAGTACTACGATTATTCTGGGAACACTAACAGGATTTACTTATTTTGTGCCAATATTATTTGCCAGCCTTACCGGATATTTCCTGGCTCCGAAAATTCCGTTTATCGGATCTCAGTCTGAGAAATTGTCGGAAGAATAA
- a CDS encoding DUF423 domain-containing protein — MKTITLVFGAVYGMVSVILGAFGAHALKKILAVERLESFETGVRYQMYAAFFLLIIGYILKFETSAEKWTSILMIAGTLLFSVSIYFLSMQDYLGMNLKFLGPITPLGGLMMILSWGMLIFYFAKNRI; from the coding sequence ATGAAAACAATTACTTTAGTTTTTGGAGCGGTTTACGGAATGGTGTCTGTAATCCTGGGCGCATTCGGAGCACACGCTTTAAAGAAAATATTAGCTGTGGAAAGACTGGAAAGTTTTGAAACAGGAGTAAGATACCAGATGTATGCAGCTTTTTTCCTGCTGATCATTGGTTACATCTTAAAATTTGAAACTTCTGCTGAAAAATGGACTTCCATTTTAATGATTGCAGGAACATTGTTGTTCTCAGTGAGTATCTATTTCCTGAGCATGCAGGATTATCTGGGAATGAATCTTAAATTCTTAGGTCCTATCACTCCACTTGGAGGTTTAATGATGATCTTAAGCTGGGGAATGCTGATTTTTTACTTTGCTAAAAATAGAATTTAA
- a CDS encoding hydroxymethylglutaryl-CoA reductase, degradative has translation MNHKPIEGFSKLPKQGKIEWLVNEYLEGNQEYQNILKQYWNDDADLQKLHEEFSENTISNFYMPYGIAPNFLIDGKLLALPMAVEESSVVAAASKAAKFWIDKGGFKTTIINTEKLGHTHFIFNVEPHKLLHFFNFSLKKKLLESTEDITANMRKRGGGILNISLVDKTAEMPNYYQLKASFDTVDSMGANFINSCLEQFGKTLRQEVVTSEDFTQEEKNSLQIVMNILSNFTPDCIVRAEVSCKMEDLKDDSGISPEEFAAKFKQAVTIAEIEPYRATTHNKGVMNGVDAVVIATGNDFRATEACAHAYAARDGQYRSLTHCTTDNGVFRFWIDLPISVGVVGGLTNLHPLVKFSLALLGKPSAQELMSILAVSGLAQNFGALRSLVTTGIQKGHMKMHLLNILNQLGATEEEKQHFVTYFKDKTVSHHEVINEFNRMREN, from the coding sequence ATGAATCATAAACCAATCGAAGGTTTTTCCAAGCTTCCAAAGCAGGGGAAAATCGAATGGCTCGTAAACGAATATCTTGAAGGAAACCAGGAATATCAAAATATATTAAAACAGTATTGGAACGATGATGCAGATCTTCAGAAACTTCATGAAGAGTTTTCTGAAAACACCATCTCTAATTTTTATATGCCGTACGGAATTGCTCCGAACTTTTTAATCGATGGAAAACTATTGGCTCTTCCAATGGCTGTTGAAGAAAGTTCTGTAGTAGCAGCAGCTTCCAAAGCCGCTAAATTCTGGATCGACAAAGGTGGTTTTAAGACCACCATTATCAATACAGAAAAGTTGGGACACACCCACTTTATTTTTAATGTAGAACCTCATAAATTATTACATTTCTTTAATTTCAGTTTAAAGAAAAAACTTCTCGAATCAACGGAAGATATTACGGCCAACATGAGAAAACGTGGCGGTGGTATTCTTAATATCAGCCTGGTTGATAAAACAGCAGAAATGCCCAATTATTACCAGTTGAAAGCAAGCTTTGATACGGTAGATTCAATGGGGGCAAACTTTATCAATTCTTGTCTTGAGCAGTTTGGAAAAACATTGAGACAAGAAGTAGTAACCAGTGAAGATTTTACTCAGGAAGAAAAAAATTCTTTACAGATTGTAATGAATATCCTTTCGAACTTTACGCCTGATTGTATCGTAAGAGCTGAGGTTTCATGTAAAATGGAAGATTTAAAAGACGATAGTGGGATTTCTCCTGAAGAATTTGCCGCTAAATTCAAACAGGCTGTTACCATTGCAGAAATTGAACCTTACCGTGCTACCACTCACAATAAAGGAGTAATGAACGGAGTAGATGCTGTTGTGATTGCTACCGGAAATGATTTCAGAGCTACTGAAGCCTGTGCACATGCGTATGCAGCGAGAGACGGACAGTACAGATCTTTAACCCACTGTACAACAGATAACGGAGTTTTCAGATTCTGGATTGATCTTCCTATTTCTGTTGGAGTTGTAGGAGGTCTTACGAACCTTCATCCTTTGGTGAAATTCTCTTTAGCACTTCTTGGAAAACCTTCCGCACAGGAATTGATGAGTATTCTTGCTGTTTCAGGTCTTGCACAAAACTTTGGAGCATTACGTTCTCTGGTTACTACAGGAATTCAGAAAGGACATATGAAAATGCACTTACTGAATATTCTGAACCAATTGGGAGCTACAGAAGAGGAAAAGCAGCATTTTGTGACTTATTTTAAAGATAAGACTGTCAGCCATCATGAGGTGATCAATGAATTTAACAGAATGAGAGAAAACTAA
- a CDS encoding putative DNA modification/repair radical SAM protein — translation MNFDRVKEKLEILADAAKYDVSCSSSGGTRKNKKGALGDSSASGICHTYTEDGRCVSLLKILLTNHCIYDCAYCVSRSSNDIKRAAFTVEEVVDLTINFYRRNYIEGLFLSSGIFKNADTTMERLVRVAKKLRLEENFNGYIHLKSIPGASDGLMQEAALYADRLSVNIEIPTESGLKLLAPEKNRQDMISPMRYIQKGITQYQDEKKVLKKVPKFAPAGQSTQMIVGATNENDLQIIKVADHFYKNFNLKRVYYSGYVPVLEDQRLPSLTTEVPMLRENRLYQSDWLMRFYGFKAEEILDPNMPFLDLEVDPKLSWALRNLDQFPINLQTAEYQMILRIPGIGVKTAQKIISARRFQILTMDHLKKLGAAVNRAKYFIDFNAGNAYLRYLADKNFRKLLIGGSSSKFHHQFSQQLTLF, via the coding sequence ATGAATTTTGACCGCGTGAAAGAAAAGCTTGAAATCCTTGCTGATGCAGCGAAGTATGACGTTTCCTGTTCATCAAGCGGAGGTACGAGAAAGAATAAAAAGGGAGCTTTGGGAGACAGTTCCGCAAGTGGGATTTGTCATACCTATACAGAAGATGGCAGATGTGTTTCTTTGCTTAAAATTCTATTGACCAATCATTGTATTTACGATTGTGCTTACTGTGTTTCCAGAAGCTCCAATGATATTAAAAGAGCTGCGTTTACAGTGGAAGAAGTGGTAGATCTCACCATCAATTTTTATCGCAGAAACTATATTGAAGGTTTATTTCTGAGTTCAGGAATTTTCAAAAATGCGGATACCACGATGGAACGACTTGTAAGAGTTGCCAAAAAACTTCGGCTGGAAGAGAACTTTAACGGATATATCCATCTTAAATCTATTCCGGGAGCAAGTGACGGTTTGATGCAGGAAGCGGCTTTATATGCAGACCGTTTATCAGTAAATATTGAAATCCCGACCGAAAGTGGATTAAAATTGCTGGCTCCTGAAAAAAACAGACAGGACATGATCAGCCCGATGCGGTATATTCAAAAAGGAATCACTCAGTATCAGGATGAAAAAAAGGTATTGAAGAAAGTTCCCAAATTTGCTCCGGCAGGTCAATCTACGCAGATGATCGTGGGAGCAACCAATGAAAACGACCTGCAGATCATCAAAGTTGCCGATCATTTTTATAAAAATTTTAATCTGAAAAGGGTTTATTATTCCGGATATGTTCCTGTTTTAGAAGATCAGAGACTGCCTTCTTTAACAACAGAAGTTCCCATGCTTCGTGAAAACCGATTGTATCAGTCTGACTGGCTGATGCGGTTTTATGGTTTTAAAGCAGAAGAGATTTTGGATCCGAATATGCCCTTCCTTGATCTTGAAGTAGACCCAAAGTTAAGCTGGGCTCTAAGAAACCTCGACCAGTTTCCTATTAATCTTCAGACCGCTGAATATCAGATGATTTTAAGAATTCCAGGGATTGGAGTAAAAACGGCGCAGAAAATTATCAGTGCAAGACGCTTTCAGATTTTAACAATGGATCATTTGAAAAAGTTGGGTGCTGCTGTAAACCGGGCAAAATATTTCATTGATTTTAATGCAGGGAATGCTTACCTAAGATATTTAGCGGATAAAAACTTCAGAAAGCTGCTGATAGGCGGAAGTTCCTCAAAGTTTCACCATCAGTTTTCACAACAGCTGACTTTATTTTGA